From Ananas comosus cultivar F153 linkage group 2, ASM154086v1, whole genome shotgun sequence:
TTTTGATGATTGTTTAGTATTTAGATTATGTTAGTTTAGAATTTTGGATTTATTTTAGATGTTTCAACCCATTAGACCAATAAATATATGGATCCAAACCCCCATTAGAGTATATAGAATGATATCTCAACCCGTTAGATGAAGAAGGCACACATTGAGTGTGTCTTGAGCCTAGAGCTAGGCACTTGCCTAGGCTGCCTAGGCGCACGCCCCTTGGCAACCTCGCCTgcctaggcgcgcgcctaggGCGCGCTTTTTTAAACACTGGCTCTGTGTTAACTTTATTACTTCCATTCGGGCCAATTCTCATATGGTTCATGCAAAGTTATCATGTTATCTACTTCAGCTATTAGCCAATATCCATAGTCTTTGGGAGACAATCTTTTGTGGTGCAAATGATTACTCATCTCATGTTTAGCATTTGTGGGTTGTCTCTTTTCATTTCTACAGTTCATTGATTTTGTCCATTGATCTttagttttcatttttcttgttCATTTGGAAGGGCCATGCTTTCTATAGTCTGTCAAATTGTGCTTGAGCAATAGAAAGGGTTCTCATctgccccttttttttatttcattacaTGCTGCATCTTGTTCTTATTATGTTGTCGGATGGGCCTATAAATATTAACCTGTTTAGGTTTGTATAAATGCTTAACTAGTCACTTTCTCATGAGGATGGGGAGCCAGTTTCATCTCCTTCATGCATTTTGTTGTCTTTTGGCCAAATATGAGGAAGGCGGGAAAACAATCAATACGGTAGTACCCTGCATTGCTGAAATTATTAGTTACTTGtgaaattcttttaaaaaatattatgtatagttGATGTTATCCTATAACATGTTTGTCACTAATAACGTAGGAAAAGTAATGACTTCAAATTGTAGgacttggaaaaaaaaagaaatctggTGTGCTCCACAATTTGCTTCTTTTATGTATATTACATAGATTTTTTTAGCATGGAAGTGTTTAAGTACAATAATTTGCTAGCATACTGTTCTGGTGAGTTATATGTGGTACACGTGATTTGTAATCAGCCGTAAAACTTCAGtacagttattattattactactaaaTTTAGACTCGAGAAACTTAGCTattaaattttgttcttttacaTTTTTGCAAGTATTGCCTTTTGAAGGTAAAGACACATTTCTGTTTCTGAACTTACAGTAATCTAAGTAATCTATCTCATATTTTGCCTTTTGAAGGTAAAGACACATTTCTGCTTCTGAACTTACAGTAATCTAAGTAATCTATCTCATATTTTGCCTTTTGAAGGTAAAGACACATTTCTGCTTCTGAACTTACAGTAATCTAAGTAATCTATCTCATATTTTGCATCTCATATTTTACCAATTGAATTTATCTGGAGATATGTTGAGTTCTTCCGAAGCATGTTATTGGTCCTGTATGTGCTGTATAGAAGAAATCATCAAGCATTATGTGAAAGAATAGATGTCAGGTAATAGTATGCTCATTTGAGGGTTTTCACGAGTTCCTTTCAACTTAATCAACCATCATTAATCTTTAATTTATGGATTTTGCTATTAAATGCTTCAGGTTAATtgtcatattatatattacactGCACGTAATAGAGGTTCTACCTTTTGTAGTGGTAAAATGTATAGTCCcagaataatttgaatttttgatgtGGGACCTTGTATGCATAACCTAGATAGAACAAGGTCGTATGctggaatataaaaaaaaatcagggaTATTATGTGGTACTACAACTTAAACTGGGTTGTTATGGATATTTGTTGggtagaaatatatattttatgatttttatgtTTCAACTTGTGGCAAAACTCAAACTGGTTAATGGTTACTGTTTGGCATTGAGGCTTACATTTGGTGTTGGACCTAGGATTCAAATTTCTTTTAGTTATTTCTCTAGGCTGtgtgcttctgcttctgctctATGATGCTTAGGCTCTTTTTAATGCTTGAGCAGCACTTTCAAAAAGATGGCTCCCAAGGCCATTAAGGAGATACGGAAATTTGCACAGAAGGCAATGGGTACCACGGATGTCAGAGTTGATGTGAAGTTGAACAAGCACATATGGAGCAGAGGGGTCCGGAGTGTACCGAGGCGGGTTCGTGTGAGGATTGCTCGCAAGAGGAACGATGAGGAAGATGCTAAGGAAGAGCTCTACTCCTTGGTCACCGTTGCTGAGGTCCCACCAGAGGGGTTCAAAGGGTTGGGCACTAAGATTGTCGATGAAGCCGATGATTAAATTTCCTTGTTAGTAGTCATTAATGCAGTGGATCTTTGTTTTGTCTTCTTTCAGTGAAATTTGGACTAAGCTTAAAATGCTTGCAACTGTGATACTCGTTGAGTTTGCCTCACGCATTTAAGTAGAACATAATCTTCTCTCCTActcaatttcttttatttgttggaTTTTGGTTTTTTACCTTTACAACAATATTAGTTGTCTGGCTGATGGgttaaaatattatgtttgtgcttttgtacttttaaattttgttacttttaaatttagttcaactttttttcaatttagttcGACTTTGTGTGGTTGACTCTCTCAATGTTTGGTTATGCAGTGTCCTAATAACATAATTTATTTGTGAAGCTGATTCAAGTTCTTTCTCTTTTGCACCCTTTCTTTTATACGTCTAATTTCTTGTTAGCACATGCTATGATAGCTGATATACGTTGCAGCATTCAGTATCCATAGTGCTAAAACACTTCTCTGAAACTCTTATCATCTAACCCCACGTTCTACCTCGTTCAACTTTGCCTGGAAGAAGGATCAATCGTAGTGTTTATAGGTGCAAGCCAGCAAACTATAACCTTACAGGGTGCAACACTCAATTATAGTGGTTCTGTGAAGTCAAATATTTCCATCTTCCAATAGAATCTATTTAGGAACACACAAAATTACATGTTTAAATCATGTGCTAGCCTGAAACCTGATCTGTATGGCACCATCTTTCCATAAGCTTTGCAGCCAACCTGACGCCAGGAAAGAAGGATCATCCACTCTTTGAAGCTGTTGCCGTAATTTTCAATATATGTTGACTTTATAGTGCCTCATTTCTTCAACCTCCAATCCTTCATCTCTACAAGACCATAACAAGAAACCCTAAGTCTCAGAGAACATCGCAAGTTATATTCATCCGGACCATACTTCTCGAAGGAGCTTGTATCTCGCATTTGCTTGTGATCTTTCCTTTTGTGTAGCATCTGCCATATTTCCAAAAGATGGGGAAACGGGAGGGGTCTTATCTATTATGGAAGTGAGGGGAGAATCTAGGTCGTCCAGATCATCATCGCTAGTATACCCCCTCCTCTGGACCATCGATGCCCTTCTGTCCAACTCAGCCTTTCCTCCTGCATCGGCCACCTTCTCAGCCACATCGGACGGTGAAGGTGGCTGGTAAGTGATAGGAGCCGCAGAACGTGGGAAACTACTGATTTGATCTTTGTCTGACAAACGCTCCAGCATGCTCTGCATGACAGGCAGACAAATAATCATCAGACTTCAAGAATGGTTACTATGTGTGAGTAGAACTAAGAGTACATAGCAAACTACAACAGAAAGATTTGCTCAAAACAACAAACTTTTTCATGAAGAGTTGCATATACAATCTGTTTCAATTAATAAGGCTAAACCATAGGTAGGAAAGTGGATAGAAGAAAAGACGGAAGTACCTCAGAATTGAGTTCCTCGAGGACTAAACCAGGAACAGGATCTGGACAGAACTCATCAGGTGTGAAATTGCATAGAATCCGAGTAACCAAGGACGAGCCAATCGAAGGACAGACCTTGAATGCTCATCCAGGAAGAAACAAAACATTAAGTCcatgcaaaaaattaaatcaaaaggaGATAACATAATGAGAAAGTttcacattctttttttttttttaaagaaaggaGCAACTAAAAGTGAAAGAGACCAACCTCTTTTCTGATAGTCCTCTCGAGAAGCATGTCCTTTGGGAGCATCAAGAGGTCACTCAACTCATTGAGTAGATGAAAGGATTTCGATTCACTGCTCAGTCGTCTGTCATCATACTCTTCAGCAATTTGACCATCTATTCTAGGATCATCATCGTCCATACCAAACAGATCTGTCAACCATCTGGACCAATTGCCAATCTGCATAGTGGCATTCGTTGAATATTTGCATCATTTCAATTCATTGCCTACTTCAAGAACACAATTCTGTATTCAGCCATCACATTAACCAAACCAGCTgggttttgtaaatataatGGTCCTTCAGAACTTTTTGAGTATTTCTAGATCTTATATCAGAAAAGGGTTCTAAACTGTTTTTTTGTCAAGTGTTTATTGCCAGGGTATGATTATGAATAGGTTACCGTGCAcaggaattttttttcttatcctccTCATCCATTAGAAGTGATATAGGTCTTTGAGGTTAAAGGAAGCTTCACAGAAAAGGATGGTGCCCTTGATCTAGAAAGGCAAAAGAAACTCTTTGCCAGTAAAGCATGAAGGTTAGCTGAATGAGGTACTTACAGAATTTTTCAGCTGTGCACCGGATCCAAAGCTTAAATCCCCAGCTGGAATTGGCAGAACTTTTGGGTCAACAATAGGATCGGAGACAGGATCTGTCGGTATCTCACTTTCTGATTCACGCAGAATGGCATTAAACATTGCGACATCTAACCGGGCTACACATTGTTCCATCACCTAATGACAATTAAGAGGTATGGGATTTAACTTTCCAAAAGAAGTTAAAAATTGCTGGAGTTCTTATTGCCTAGAACATAATATAACAGGATTGAGATATTGGAGCCAGCTTACTTTGCAAGAGGTAAAAAAAGGCATCTACTAGATGCCTAACTACGTAAGTACAAATGTACatgaataaacaaataaattcaCAAAAACAAGCACTTGAGCTTCACCAGTATCCAATGAAATGGTTCAATAAAAGCAATGAGCAGGACATCGGATCTGGCTCCAGTGAACTTCAATTAGGCGCAGGTTACTAGTCACTTGGGTCAACAATTCAATTTGCTTTTATCTTGGTTAACAAGTTTAGTGGTAACTTTGATATCCATCATTGCAAGTAAGCAATTTGACGTGAGAAAATTTTGCTTAAAATAATTCTATCAATGACATTTATCAAAGGACAAATACTAAGATAACGGCTATTTACTCTTCTTAACCATACCATTCTCGCCAGTACAGGCAAACAACCACACTCATGTCCTCCAGCACGTAGCGGACAGATCTTGGTAAAGGCATCATGAAATGCACTCTTCCAAAGGTTAATAGAGAAGCTCCCTTGCTGCTGATCGCCCAAAGCTGGTCCTAACACTTTCCCAAAAGATTTTGTTGTGTATAAATCCTCCACTGGAGATTGCATGTGGGGGGTTAATGCCTAGAAGCATGAGAACCATCTTTCAGAAGTTATGCAGAAAGAAAATTATCAACCACAATAAAATGAACAGAAAAGCAAAAATTGATGATCTAGAAAATTACTTCTTGCTAACAATTTTTTGTGCAATCTCTGAAACTTAAGAGGCTATACTTTCCTACTTTCATCAAACTTTTATAGACATAGTATGCGGCCGGACTAGTTAAAAATTAACTGTTTTAAGTTCATTCATAGTCCATGTTACAGCCCTGAGGGAGACTACTAAATATACACAGCACATAACATGATGAAATATTGAATTTCTGAAGAGCACAATGTAAACGAACTCCTAATTATCATATCAATGTAATACAGACAGCAGAGGTGCTTTCTGTAAATACAAATATCTCCTATTTATTATGCAAGTACATCGGCGGCTCTTTTTCTGCTATGTTCTTCATCACTGGACATTCACTACACAAGATAATAACTATCAAGCCTAAATTTCTCATTAGTCATTACCTACCATCTAGTGCTAATTTTTTGCTATGTCCGCATTGAAGCTCTACAATGTTTTTACCACCTCAGAAAGAAAGAACCAAAGTATTGTATGTAATAATTTTTCCTGCAATAAATTGTAGCCTCAATCATGACGTTATCGAAATCTTATGATAACTAGACAAACAGAACAAAAATTCTCTTTTCATAAGCCCATATGAATTAGTGGATCATTTTAATAAAACTGAACTAGTACATGTCAAGTTTtccaattttattaatttttcctCCAATTGTTTTCATATTCTTTGCAGCCCGAACACCAATGCACATATTCAGGAAGTATATTAAAACATCAAGAAGATTAAAATGTTGACAAAATCAAATTAGTGGTCAAGTCAACGTTGAAATATTACCTAATAGCCAGCATGCTATGATGTCACAAGGAAAATAAGTACAGGAATATAATTTTACCTGCCACCATACTGACTCAACTATTCGGGAGAAGATCCAAGACTCGATCTTTTCTAGGGCAACTGTAAACGTGCCAGTCTCTTGCCAGTCATCTGCGAGTTGCATGGCAGTGAACTTTTTTGCTTGCTTGCTACCAGAACTGTTTTTCCATCTCGATGGAGTTGACTTTCCATCAAACTTTTTCGCATTCCCGTTAGATTCAACAGCCTTCAGGACTGGATTTGATTGCAATAAATTACCAAATGTTTGGGAAATGATCTCTCTCAGGACAACTGTGTTTGACAACCAAAATGTCAACCTTCAATaaagccccaaaaaaaaaaatgttaatccAGGATGCAGAAATATGTAAAGAACATTTAGAATGAAAATctcattaaaaatataaagagtaGAATGTTTAGATTGTCTTATTCAACCTTGATGTTGTAACTTGGTCCCTAAACTTTTCAACAAAACATTTACGAGCCTATCTGAgaactttcatatatatagcaATTTCATCCCTGATTGTTAACGAAATTACAATATCCATTGACACTTGTTCTACAATTACCTTTCAACCCTGTTGGCAGTCAAATGTAATAAGCCATTTTCAGGATAAGGGGTTAAATGGTCACTTACAAGAAAAACTAGATCTTTTGGAAGGTAAAGCATGGAATCGCAATACATAAGAAAGTTCAAGGACCAAAGTAGTTGAGTTAACTATAAGGTCTGAGTTGCAACTTGAGAATGTACAAGGACTCTCCACTGATTTAGCGAAAAGGCAACCTACTTTTACCTTGAGACATCATTACCACAAGACTTGGCAATCAGAACAAGCCCAGAAGCCGTGTTTTTTGCAACAGTAGCCTTCTTATCTGGCGACCAATATTTGCAAGCATGAATATACAACCTAGAAAGCCTCCGTGCTGGCGTGTGAACCTTATGCGCCGAACTTCCATGCTCAGGAACTACGGAGTAAAGAGAAACCTCAAGAGCAGCTACTTCCCTAAGCTCCTGCTCCAGCTTTTCAATTCTCAATTCCATCTCCTCAATCTTTTGATATGCGCTCTCCTTATCATCATCCATAACATTCTCTTCTGTATCAATTGTTTCATCGTCTGTTCCAACACTTTGATCACAATTGGGAGCCTCATCCACATCAATCTCCTTAACCTCTTCGATGGTCTTATCATCAGTCTTGTCATCAGTTTCTTCAGACACATCTGATGAAGGCCTGGAAGGAACTTTCACGCTTTCTGATTTCTTACTGTCAAGATTTTTGGTATTagtagaagcagaagcaggTTTATCTGGTTTCTCTGATTTCTTTCGAGTATTGTTGGAGGTCTTATACTGCAGCTTGCTGCCACCCTGACGATTTGAACTAACTCTTGAGGCACGAGGATAGCTGTCTGTTGACTCTTTTTTAGCGAGCTTCTTGGGAACCCTTGAAGCTCGTTTTACCTTGGTTTCTTCATTACTCTGCATCTCCCCTTGAGATGAGAGAGAATCTCTTGCTGGCTCATAATCAGACTCAACATCCTTGCCTTGTTTTGCTTCCTTTTCCATGTCGCTTAAACGGTCATCCCTTTCCTCCGCATTCTCTTTGGCACCCATAACCAACAATCTTTATCACCACTTGATACCTATGCACATCATTGCAATGATGTTTATATACATCTTTGTGAAGCTTTTAATGCACTTACCAGGCAAATTATGGTCTTGTAGATGAATTTTGAACATAAGTTTTCGCTCcagaaatttaaataattagtagTTCAAAATTAATGAGCACTTTTTCAGTGTCAAACTTAATGTAGTAGCTCCACCTatttaatacaaatttattcCAATGAGatttaccaaaattttatgTGCAATTAAGTGTATGCTGGATTTTGATAAACAGTTTTTTTTGGAACAGGTTATTGAACTTAACCCCAGGAACAGCGAAGG
This genomic window contains:
- the LOC109706254 gene encoding 60S ribosomal protein L31 is translated as MVEKASKGRKEEVVTREYTINLHKRLHGCTFKKMAPKAIKEIRKFAQKAMGTTDVRVDVKLNKHIWSRGVRSVPRRVRVRIARKRNDEEDAKEELYSLVTVAEVPPEGFKGLGTKIVDEADD
- the LOC109706234 gene encoding uncharacterized protein LOC109706234 codes for the protein MGAKENAEERDDRLSDMEKEAKQGKDVESDYEPARDSLSSQGEMQSNEETKVKRASRVPKKLAKKESTDSYPRASRVSSNRQGGSKLQYKTSNNTRKKSEKPDKPASASTNTKNLDSKKSESVKVPSRPSSDVSEETDDKTDDKTIEEVKEIDVDEAPNCDQSVGTDDETIDTEENVMDDDKESAYQKIEEMELRIEKLEQELREVAALEVSLYSVVPEHGSSAHKVHTPARRLSRLYIHACKYWSPDKKATVAKNTASGLVLIAKSCGNDVSRLTFWLSNTVVLREIISQTFGNLLQSNPVLKAVESNGNAKKFDGKSTPSRWKNSSGSKQAKKFTAMQLADDWQETGTFTVALEKIESWIFSRIVESVWWQALTPHMQSPVEDLYTTKSFGKVLGPALGDQQQGSFSINLWKSAFHDAFTKICPLRAGGHECGCLPVLARMVMEQCVARLDVAMFNAILRESESEIPTDPVSDPIVDPKVLPIPAGDLSFGSGAQLKNSIGNWSRWLTDLFGMDDDDPRIDGQIAEEYDDRRLSSESKSFHLLNELSDLLMLPKDMLLERTIRKEVCPSIGSSLVTRILCNFTPDEFCPDPVPGLVLEELNSESMLERLSDKDQISSFPRSAAPITYQPPSPSDVAEKVADAGGKAELDRRASMVQRRGYTSDDDLDDLDSPLTSIIDKTPPVSPSFGNMADATQKERSQANARYKLLREVWSG